ACTTTCAGCTGGAGCTTTAGTTCATGTTATCCATAAGGTAAGGAAAAAATCTAACTCAGAAAATATGATTATAATATCAGATAACGATTCTGATATTGATGATAAATTAAGGTTGCTTCTATCTCAGGGCAAAAAAATTAGAGCAATTAAAGAAGCTAAACATGATTTGCATCTTAATTTAAGGGATGCCAAGAAATATGTAGAACAATTATAATCCATACATTAATGTAGAAATTGAAAAAGCTCCGGATTTCCGGAGCTTCCTTTTTAATGTCATCAATACATTTAATATTTTAAAATAACTAAAATAATTAGGAGATGTTCATGTTGTAAATTTAAATAATAAAAATATAACACAAATTTTAATTATATAGTGTATTTTTCACCTAGTTTGTAATATAATAGTAAATATGTAGGGTGAGTGGATTACAGGAAGCTGTATACATTCACAAAACTATGTCATGCATGAAAAAACTTATATGAGCAAGTAGCTTTTAGCCGAAGCTACTTGCTATTTTCTTTTTTAGGTTTATCTACATCGACCCTAACATCATTTAAAACTTTATCTTTTGAAACACTTGTCTTGCTTTCAAAAAACATTTTAATTTTATCTTGTTTATAACAAAATACTGATAAAATACACAAACTCGATACTTCAGTTATGGAAAGCACTATAATGCACAAAAAGAAAAAGCTCATTCATATTACCTCCTCCCATTGTGTCAACCCATTATACCTGCAATCCACTCATATAGCAATTACGGGAGGAGGTAATTTGCATAACATAATTTATTGCTACTAAATACATTATATCACATTAAACCATAATTATGGTAAATTAAAGAATAACAATTTGTTAATTTATTGAAATTTTAAAAACAATTAAATTATATCGAAAAAGATATGCCTAACTGAGGGTTGATCTAGATTCTATATATAATTATATGCTATTACCTATTGAATAAATTACTATTTAATGCTATCATTTTATTAATAAATTTATATTTTGACAAATACTGTCAAAGCCTGTATTGACCCATTAAAGTACAGGTTTTAAGATGTATCTATTTTAAATCTTATTTATATACTTGAATAATTTCTAATAATCAGTTCACTATATTTGTATTTTTACTAACACGCCTTTCTACTAGATTATGATTTCTCTTAACTTCATCTATACTAAAATCTTTATATAGATCTCTTATTATAATTTTAAAAATTAGAAACCGGTTGGAAATATTTTAGGAAACTCTTTATTATCAATACTTTTAGGATTATAATAAAAATAAGAAATGGCTAATTTACACAATTTGAACCTTAACATGAGAAAGGATTTTGTTTATGGAACAGAATAAAAAGGCAAATAAAAAATACAACCACTTTTTGTCGTTAACTATATTTATATTTTTAACCTTATGGTTTGCATATCTAAAAAAAACTATAGTTTCTCAACATATTATGTATTCTTATCTTGATTCTAAAATACCTTTTGTGAAAGAATTCGTTTTAGCGTATTATTTCTGGTTTGCTTATATGTCTATCGGTTTTGTATATCTTGGTTTTGTATCAAAAATAGATTTCTATAAAATGGAACTATTTCTTTCATTAAGCATGACTATTTCCTTTATAATATTTATACTATATCCAAATTCTCAATTTCCCAGACCAAGTGTACCAGGTAATGATATTTTTTCTAGGCTAGTTAATTTTATTTATGACCATGATGGCACAAACAATGTATTTCCAAGCATTCATGTTTGTAATTCCATTGGAGTTCATATAGGCTTAATTAACTGTTATAAATTAAAAGATAAAACTTTAATTAAAAATTTATCATTTATAGCTGCACTATTAATATGTGCTTCTACAGTATTTATAAAACAACATTCAATCATAGATATTGTTGGAGGAGTTATTCTTGCTGCAATAATTTACATATGTATTTATCAAATACCAAAATTATTTATGTCTTCACTAAAAATGGGCAACTTAAAAATTGAAAACAGGAAATACTAATTCGATACCTATAATTCTCAGAGATAAATAATAGAACTACCTTAGGTTAGTTCCATTATTTATCCTTCTATCTTAAATTTCACTAAAAACTTAGTGATTTCAGGACTACTTTCCACATATATTCTTCCATTATTTTCTTCAACTAATTGCTTAATAATATACAAACCAAAGCCATGATCACTTTTCTTAGTGGTTTTTGTGGAAAACCCTCTATCAAAAATCTTTTTTCTTATGTTCTCTGGAATGACATCCCCATTATCAGCTACTTCAATACAAAAATCTTCATGTTCTGTAAAAGTACTTACAGCTATCTCCTTATAATCTGTATATGACTTAGATTGAAATGCCTCAAAAGCATTGTCTACCAGGTTACTTATTATGCTTATCAATTCATCCTGTCTAATTTTTATCAAATCAAAGGGTTCATCAATCATTACTTCAAAGTCTATATTATTTTTCACAGCATAATTGTTTTTGATAGATAGCAATCCGTCTATGTAATCATTTCCCGTATCCAAGTATTTAAAAGTTGATTTTACGGTATCTGAAATTTTCAACACATAGTTATTTATTCTTTCAACAGTATTAGGCTTGTTTAACAAACATAGTCCCTGTATAACATTAATATGATTTCCAAAATCATGCTTTTCCTGCCTTATTATGCTAATTATTTCCTCCATATTTTTAATTTGGCTTTCTTTAACCTTATACTTAGAATTTATATTTACAAGTGTTTGTTTTTCTTTTAAATTTTTGAATTTAAAAATTAGAAATATAAAATATACAGTAAAAATTAAGATATTATAGGTTTGTATATTTTTTATATTAAGAATGCTAAAGTTAATACAAAATGCAAAGAGAGTAACTACTCCTGATTCAATTATTAAGTTAGAAAAAACAGCCCCCTCTTTTTCAAATATTTTAAGTTTAACAAAATAGGAATTAAATTTAAAAATCACAGCTGCAATAAAAACTTGTAATACTTTAGAAATTGCTATCATGATTTCAATATATTTAGACTCTAAAATGACTTGATTTAAATCTACATTATATACAAACATTTCAATAACTTCAATAAAAAATTCTGTACTAAAAACTATTGTAAAAAATAAACAAACTATAACCATAGAATCAAATATTCTTATTTTTGTAACCCAGGCAAGTAATAAAATATCAAATATTACAAGAATAAGTGAATGATAAGTTAAGGAGATATGAAATGTACTCCAATAAGTTCCAAGAATAAACAGTATACAAAATAGTCCTGACCTAACTTTATTTTGAATCACAAATTTTTTCTTATCATATAACGCTTCAAAAATACCTAAAATAAGTAAAGCTTCTATAGTATCTGATGCTATTTCTCTTATAATAATCATATACTATCCCCTTTGTTTTTAAATTTGATTTTTTATAAACGTTACAATTTAATATTTTTAATCATAACATTTATAAAAAATCATAAGTTAGTATATTACTTTAAAAGTTCATCAGGACATTTTGGTTGATGACCACAACCTGATGATGCTGGAGTTATAACTAATGCTGCTAGAAACAAAGACAAATAACCTACCATTTTCATACTTTTCTTTAAAACACTCTCTTTTAAATTTTTCATTTTTCATATACCTCCTATAATGTTTTAATTTATAAGTTCTACAATAATTTAGATTTTCCTGCTATATATTACAAAAAAAAATAGAAATAAAAAAATAATTTTTATTTTGTAAATATTTGGTATGTAAGATTCATCAAAAATGGAACTATGTTAAACCATAGCTCCATTTTTTGATATGATAAGGCCTATTAGTACAGCAAACCTCTATTTCAT
The genomic region above belongs to Clostridium sp. AWRP and contains:
- a CDS encoding ATP-binding protein — translated: MIIIREIASDTIEALLILGIFEALYDKKKFVIQNKVRSGLFCILFILGTYWSTFHISLTYHSLILVIFDILLLAWVTKIRIFDSMVIVCLFFTIVFSTEFFIEVIEMFVYNVDLNQVILESKYIEIMIAISKVLQVFIAAVIFKFNSYFVKLKIFEKEGAVFSNLIIESGVVTLFAFCINFSILNIKNIQTYNILIFTVYFIFLIFKFKNLKEKQTLVNINSKYKVKESQIKNMEEIISIIRQEKHDFGNHINVIQGLCLLNKPNTVERINNYVLKISDTVKSTFKYLDTGNDYIDGLLSIKNNYAVKNNIDFEVMIDEPFDLIKIRQDELISIISNLVDNAFEAFQSKSYTDYKEIAVSTFTEHEDFCIEVADNGDVIPENIRKKIFDRGFSTKTTKKSDHGFGLYIIKQLVEENNGRIYVESSPEITKFLVKFKIEG
- a CDS encoding phosphatase PAP2 family protein, translated to MEQNKKANKKYNHFLSLTIFIFLTLWFAYLKKTIVSQHIMYSYLDSKIPFVKEFVLAYYFWFAYMSIGFVYLGFVSKIDFYKMELFLSLSMTISFIIFILYPNSQFPRPSVPGNDIFSRLVNFIYDHDGTNNVFPSIHVCNSIGVHIGLINCYKLKDKTLIKNLSFIAALLICASTVFIKQHSIIDIVGGVILAAIIYICIYQIPKLFMSSLKMGNLKIENRKY
- a CDS encoding cyclic lactone autoinducer peptide, whose translation is MKNLKESVLKKSMKMVGYLSLFLAALVITPASSGCGHQPKCPDELLK